One part of the Helicobacter pylori genome encodes these proteins:
- the pgl gene encoding 6-phosphogluconolactonase, whose product MGYQLFEFENLKDCHKALTERFKEFFNAALKKHHQVSIAFSGGRSPISLLQKLSVLDLKWHACLVSLVDERIIDTNHDDSNTKLLHDYLLQNNALKASFIPLLPKKISSDTNALFNFANQHFKQPHLAILGMGTDGHTASLFPETSAFLNEEKENIVLTKPANAPYERLSMSINALENCEKLFLSISGVQKRGVLEKALKENAPYSLPIARILHSQKVTTEVFYAKN is encoded by the coding sequence ATGGGTTATCAATTGTTTGAATTTGAAAATTTGAAAGATTGCCACAAGGCTTTAACAGAGCGTTTTAAAGAATTTTTTAACGCCGCCTTAAAAAAGCACCATCAAGTTTCTATCGCTTTTTCTGGGGGCCGTTCGCCCATTAGCTTGTTGCAAAAATTGAGCGTTTTAGATCTCAAATGGCATGCGTGTTTAGTCAGTTTGGTGGATGAACGCATTATAGACACCAATCATGATGACAGCAACACCAAATTATTACACGACTACTTGTTGCAAAATAACGCCTTAAAAGCTTCTTTCATTCCGCTTTTGCCCAAAAAGATTTCTAGCGATACAAACGCGCTTTTTAATTTTGCTAACCAGCATTTCAAACAGCCCCATTTAGCCATTTTGGGCATGGGGACTGACGGGCATACGGCTAGCCTTTTTCCTGAAACGAGCGCTTTTTTAAACGAAGAAAAAGAAAATATCGTCTTAACTAAGCCAGCTAACGCTCCTTATGAGCGCTTGAGCATGTCTATTAACGCCTTAGAAAATTGCGAAAAACTTTTCTTAAGCATTAGCGGAGTGCAAAAAAGGGGAGTTTTAGAAAAAGCTTTAAAAGAAAACGCTCCCTATTCTCTGCCGATTGCTCGGATTTTACATTCTCAAAAAGTTACCACGGAGGTGTTTTATGCCAAAAACTGA
- a CDS encoding glucokinase produces the protein MPKTETYPRLLADIGGTNARFGLEVAPRQIECIEVLPCKDFESLSDAVRFYLYKCKESLKLHPTYGSFAVATPIMGDFVQMTNNHWTFSIETTRQCLNLKKLLVINDFVAQAYAISAMQENDLAQIGGIKCEINAPKAILGPGTGLGVSTLIQNSDGSLKVLPGEGGHVSFAPFDDLEILVWQYARSKFNHVSAERFLSGSGLVLIYEALSKRKGLEKVAKLSKAELTPQIISERALNGDYPICRLTLDTFCSMLGTLAADVALTLGARGGVYLCGGIIPRFIDYFKTSPFRARFETKGRMGAFLASIPVHVVMKKTPGLNGAGIALENYLLHDKI, from the coding sequence ATGCCAAAAACTGAAACTTACCCAAGACTATTAGCCGATATTGGCGGCACGAACGCGCGCTTTGGCTTGGAAGTCGCCCCACGACAGATTGAGTGCATTGAAGTCTTGCCATGCAAAGATTTTGAAAGCTTGAGCGATGCGGTGCGATTTTATCTTTATAAATGCAAAGAAAGCCTTAAACTGCACCCTACTTATGGCTCTTTTGCGGTGGCTACGCCCATTATGGGGGATTTTGTCCAAATGACGAACAACCACTGGACTTTTTCTATTGAAACGACACGGCAATGTTTGAATTTAAAAAAATTGCTTGTCATCAATGATTTTGTCGCACAAGCCTATGCCATTAGCGCGATGCAAGAAAACGATCTGGCTCAAATAGGCGGGATTAAGTGCGAAATCAACGCTCCTAAAGCGATTTTAGGGCCAGGAACTGGGCTTGGGGTAAGCACTCTTATCCAAAACAGCGATGGCTCTTTAAAAGTCTTGCCCGGTGAAGGGGGGCATGTGAGCTTTGCCCCTTTTGATGATTTAGAAATTTTAGTGTGGCAATACGCCCGCTCTAAATTCAATCATGTGAGCGCGGAAAGGTTTTTGAGCGGGAGCGGTTTGGTGCTGATTTATGAAGCCCTGTCTAAACGCAAAGGCTTAGAAAAAGTGGCGAAGTTAAGCAAGGCTGAATTAACCCCACAAATCATTAGCGAACGTGCTTTGAATGGGGATTACCCTATATGCCGATTGACTTTGGATACTTTTTGCTCCATGCTAGGCACGCTCGCTGCTGATGTGGCTCTCACTTTGGGGGCTAGGGGGGGCGTGTATTTGTGTGGGGGGATTATCCCACGATTCATTGATTATTTTAAAACTTCGCCCTTTAGAGCGCGTTTTGAAACGAAAGGGCGCATGGGAGCGTTTCTCGCTTCTATCCCTGTGCATGTCGTGATGAAAAAAACTCCGGGACTTAATGGGGCGGGCATTGCATTAGAGAATTATTTACTGCATGATAAGATATAG
- a CDS encoding glucose-6-phosphate dehydrogenase: protein MLDFDLVLFGATGDLAMRKLFVSLYEIYIHYGFKNDSRIIASGRKELSNEKFLALLCEKTQLHSREKGEEFLAHISYLRIRLDNSKDFEELSKIATNNKPLIFYFSISPSFFATTAQNLAQNALNHANTRLILEKPLGHDLKTCQEIFQSISAFFKEEQIFRIDHYLGKKGVQNILELRLNNPILNILWDQISTVEICVYETLGVEERGEFYDKIGALRDMVQNHLLQVLSLIATDLPNDLKDLRKEKIKVLKTLQPPKDFKKQVIRAQYQGYRDENKVNKESQTETFVAIKAFLDTPKFKGVPFYLKHAKKMPHSQASVKIHFNAVNTLEFFLSQDKITLTLKDHQNPLILETPNKQEFLQPYAKLLYDAIQNNHNNFAHQLELEASWVFIDTLIEGFINNATPLYSYESHNLNESEFLKPLYQ, encoded by the coding sequence ATGTTGGATTTTGATTTGGTTCTTTTTGGCGCGACTGGGGATTTAGCCATGCGAAAGCTCTTTGTTTCGCTCTATGAAATTTATATTCATTATGGTTTTAAAAACGATTCTAGAATTATCGCATCGGGGCGTAAGGAGCTATCCAATGAAAAGTTTTTAGCGCTTCTTTGTGAAAAAACACAACTGCATTCAAGAGAAAAGGGTGAGGAATTTTTAGCCCATATCAGTTATTTGCGCATCCGTTTGGATAACTCTAAAGACTTTGAAGAATTGAGTAAAATCGCTACAAACAATAAGCCCTTGATTTTCTACTTTTCTATCTCCCCTAGTTTTTTTGCAACGACCGCTCAAAATTTAGCCCAAAACGCGCTCAATCACGCCAACACTCGCTTGATTTTAGAAAAGCCTTTAGGGCATGATTTAAAGACTTGTCAAGAGATTTTCCAAAGCATTAGCGCTTTTTTTAAAGAAGAACAAATCTTTAGAATCGATCATTATTTAGGGAAAAAGGGCGTTCAAAATATCCTTGAATTGCGCTTAAATAACCCTATCTTAAACATTTTATGGGATCAAATCAGCACGGTTGAAATCTGCGTGTATGAGACTTTGGGGGTGGAAGAAAGGGGCGAATTTTACGATAAAATCGGGGCTTTAAGGGATATGGTTCAAAACCATCTCTTGCAAGTTTTATCCCTTATCGCCACAGATTTACCCAACGATTTAAAAGACTTAAGGAAAGAAAAAATCAAAGTTTTAAAAACCTTACAACCCCCTAAAGATTTTAAAAAACAGGTTATTCGGGCCCAGTATCAAGGCTATAGAGATGAAAATAAGGTTAATAAAGAGAGCCAGACAGAAACTTTTGTCGCTATTAAAGCCTTTTTGGATACGCCTAAATTTAAAGGCGTGCCTTTCTACCTTAAGCACGCTAAAAAAATGCCCCACAGCCAAGCGAGCGTGAAAATCCATTTTAACGCAGTCAATACGCTAGAATTTTTCCTCTCTCAAGATAAAATCACTCTCACCCTAAAAGATCATCAAAACCCCCTTATTTTAGAAACCCCTAACAAACAAGAATTTTTACAGCCCTACGCTAAATTGCTCTATGATGCGATACAAAATAACCACAATAATTTCGCCCACCAATTGGAATTAGAAGCGTCATGGGTTTTTATTGACACGCTCATAGAGGGTTTTATCAATAACGCCACGCCCTTATATTCCTATGAAAGCCATAATCTCAACGAATCAGAATTTTTAAAACCACTCTATCAATAA